The nucleotide sequence ATGCAGAATGGGTTTTGATGGACTATGTTAATGTTGTGGTACATGTTTTCCAAAAACACATAAGAGAATACTATGACATTGAAAGTCTATGGGGTGATGCTAAGGTAACCTCAATTCAAACAAATTATTAAAAATTAATTAAGTAAGAATGGCGAAGAAGCAACCAAGTAAAGCAGAACCTAAGAAGCCTAAATTTAGTGCTTATTGGATTTATGCAACTATCATTATAATCTTTATAGGTCTTAACTATTTTGGAGGAGGAGGATTCTCTGAACCATCAAAGACAAATCCTGCAGAGTTTGAAACTTTCTTGAAAGATGGTGATGTTAAGAAAGTAGTAATAGTAAACAGAAATCAAGCTAATGTTTATTTAACTAAAGAGGCTCAAAATAAAGATGTTCATAAAAAAGCTACAGAAAATGAGCTTTTTGAAACTGGTGAAACTCCAGCCTATAGTTTTGAATTTGGAGATCTTCAAAATTTCGAAAATAAGATTCAAGGTTTAAAGAGTGAATATAATTTAGATACCATTGTTACTTATAATACTCAAACCAATGTTTGGGGAGATATATTAATAACCTTATTACCTTTTATTTTAATAATTGGTATCTGGATATTCATCATGAAAAAGATGAGTTCTGGTGGAGGTGGAGGTCCTGGCGGACAGATCTTCAATATTGGAAAATCTAAAGCCAAATTATTTGATCAAAATACCGATGTAAAGACATCTTTTAAAGATGTTGCTGGATTAGAAGGTGCAAAAGAGGAGATACAGGAAATTGTAGATTTTCTAAAAACTCCAGAAAAATACACTGCTTTGGGAGGTAAAATTCCAAAAGGAGCCTTATTAGTAGGTCCTCCGGGAACGGGTAAGACCTTATTAGCAAAAGCAGTTGCAGGAGAAGCGAAAGTTCCGTTTTTCTCTCTATCAGGTTCAGATTTCGTCGAGATGTTTGTTGGGGTTGGTGCTTCTAGAGTACGTGATCTATTTAAGCAAGCTAAAGACAAATCGCCATCTATTATTTTTATAGATGAAATAGATGCAATAGGTAGAGCTCGTGGAAAAAGCAATATGTCTGGATCTAATGATGAGCGAGAAAATACACTCAATCAGCTGTTGACAGAAATGGATGGTTTTGGAACCAATACTAATGTTATAGTAATTGCTGCTACGAACCGTGCCGATGTTTTAGATAAAGCATTAATGCGTGCCGGACGTTTTGACCGTCAGATTTACGTAGATCTTCCAGATGTCAGAGAGCGTAAAGAGATCTTTGAAGTTCACCTTCGTCCAATTAAAAAAGTAGCAGACGAGCTAGATATCGATTTCCTTGCAAAACAAACTCCTGGATTTTCTGGAGCAGATATTGCAAATGTTTGTAATGAAGCTGCACTTATTGCTGCGAGAAAAGGTAATAAAGCTGTAGGGAAACAAGATTTCCTAGATGCTGTAGATAGAATAGTTGGTGGTCTTGAGAAGAAAAATAAGATCATTACTCCAGATGAGAAAAAAGCAATTGCTTATCACGAAGCTGGACATGCTACTGCAAGTTGGATGCTAGAACACGCAGCTCCATTAGTAAAAGTAACTATAGTACCTAGAGGTCAATCTCTTGGAGCGGCATGGTATTTACCAGAAGAAAGACTAATTGTTCATCCAGAACAGATGTTAGATGAAATGTGTGCTGCATTAGGAGGTAGAGCTGCAGAAAAAGTTATTTTTAATCGTATTTCTACCGGTGCATTAAGCGATCTTGAGAAAGTAACAAAACAAGCTCGTGCTATGGTAACTATCTATGGGTTGAATGACAAGATAGGAAACCTAACTTTTTATGATTCCAGTGGACAAAACGAATATAACTTCAGCAAACCTTACAGTGAAAAAACTGCTGAGCTTATAGACCAGGAAGTTTCAAATCTAATTGAAACACAATACCAAAGAGCTATAGACCTTTTGGAAACCAATAAAGATAAGCTATCTCAATTAGCAGATATTTTATTAGAGAAAGAAGTGATCTTTAAAGATGATCTACAAAAGATTTTCGGAAATAGACCTTTCCCTGAAAAGGAAGAAGTTCCATTGATTGCTAAGAAAGCTACGGACGAAACATTCCCTTCAGAAGAATCAGAAATACCAACAGATTCTTCTATCAATAATTAATTTTATTATATAAAGTAAAAAGTCTTAATTTGATGTAACGTT is from Gillisia sp. Hel1_33_143 and encodes:
- the ftsH gene encoding ATP-dependent zinc metalloprotease FtsH, giving the protein MAKKQPSKAEPKKPKFSAYWIYATIIIIFIGLNYFGGGGFSEPSKTNPAEFETFLKDGDVKKVVIVNRNQANVYLTKEAQNKDVHKKATENELFETGETPAYSFEFGDLQNFENKIQGLKSEYNLDTIVTYNTQTNVWGDILITLLPFILIIGIWIFIMKKMSSGGGGGPGGQIFNIGKSKAKLFDQNTDVKTSFKDVAGLEGAKEEIQEIVDFLKTPEKYTALGGKIPKGALLVGPPGTGKTLLAKAVAGEAKVPFFSLSGSDFVEMFVGVGASRVRDLFKQAKDKSPSIIFIDEIDAIGRARGKSNMSGSNDERENTLNQLLTEMDGFGTNTNVIVIAATNRADVLDKALMRAGRFDRQIYVDLPDVRERKEIFEVHLRPIKKVADELDIDFLAKQTPGFSGADIANVCNEAALIAARKGNKAVGKQDFLDAVDRIVGGLEKKNKIITPDEKKAIAYHEAGHATASWMLEHAAPLVKVTIVPRGQSLGAAWYLPEERLIVHPEQMLDEMCAALGGRAAEKVIFNRISTGALSDLEKVTKQARAMVTIYGLNDKIGNLTFYDSSGQNEYNFSKPYSEKTAELIDQEVSNLIETQYQRAIDLLETNKDKLSQLADILLEKEVIFKDDLQKIFGNRPFPEKEEVPLIAKKATDETFPSEESEIPTDSSINN